The window CGAAAATGGGTTTCTGATTCAACAGAAGTCTCTCGCGGAGGACAACGCGGCAGCGACGGTCATCGGCACCGGCCCATTTCGAATGAAAGACTCAAACAATAGCGCTGTGCAGCTTGAGGCCAACGATGATTGCTGGCAGGGTCGGCCATTCGTCGACGCCATCGAAATCGAAGCGCACCGCCCCACGCGCGATCAGTGGATGGATCTCAGTCTGGGCAAGGCAGATGTTGCGGAGGTTCGTCCCAGCGATATTCGGCAGGCCCGTCAACAGCGGCTGAACGTAATCATCTCGCCGGAAGTCGCGCTGCTTGCGCTGGAAGTCCATAACACGGAACTTACTCCGCAACTGCGGGCGGCGCTGGCGTTGTCTGTGGATCGCGCGGCGTTGTATCAGTTCATCTTTCAAAAGCAGGCTGAAGTGACTGCCAGCCTCTTGCCTGACTCGCTCTCTGGCTACAGCTTTCTCTTTCCTATCGACCGCGATCTGACGCGAGCGCAAAGCCTGCGCGGCGGCATCACCCCTCCGCCGCTGGCGCTCGCTTATGACGGAACAGGCCCGATCCAACTGGCAGCCGAACGCCTTGCGCTCAATCTGCATGACGCAGGCTTCGCGGTTCGAGTCATCCCGCCGGGACCAAACGGATATATCTCGCCAAGAACGGACCTTATTCTGCGACCCTTTCCACTTACTGGCGGAACTCCATCCGACATACTCGACGAGCTTCTGCGCAGATTCGGCCAGACCGCACCGGCGAAGCTCCCGGACGCCGCTGCAACATATAAGTCGGAGCATGATTTCCTCGATCAACATACTGTTATTCCGTTGCTGGATCTGCCCCGCGCCTGGGCTGTGAGTGGACGCATGCGCGATCTTCGTCTCACTGCCGAGGGCGTGCCCGACCTCGCCAACGTGAGTTTGGAGGATGCAAAATGAGCCTGCGTCAAAAGCTCCTGCTGCTCTTCTCCCTCACGGTCGCTGCGGCTGTCGCTGTCGTCTCGTGGACAGTGCTGGTGCGCATCCGCCAAGTCTTCAACCAGCAGGATCAGGAGAAGACAACACTGCTGGTGAACCAGTTTCAGCGGGAGTTTCAGCATCGGTCCGCTGAGGTGACTGCGGCGGTGGACCGCCTCGCCAACTCCGAACGAACCCGCGGCATGGCTTTCGAGTTGATACAAACGGCCGATGCCGCTCCATATCT is drawn from Acidicapsa acidisoli and contains these coding sequences:
- a CDS encoding ABC transporter substrate-binding protein; the protein is MFRLSAFSSLSSNRAMVLCVLVMLTATAHARTRPHYGGTIRIEVEGDPLQKPDGIAWRLMLDGLTRKDSEGAVRPSLATRWTSEDNDHRWQFWLRPGVSFHNGHPLNALAVVTSLEESCRAAACPWSAVRVLGQSVVFTSDNPIPDLPSLLSENGFLIQQKSLAEDNAAATVIGTGPFRMKDSNNSAVQLEANDDCWQGRPFVDAIEIEAHRPTRDQWMDLSLGKADVAEVRPSDIRQARQQRLNVIISPEVALLALEVHNTELTPQLRAALALSVDRAALYQFIFQKQAEVTASLLPDSLSGYSFLFPIDRDLTRAQSLRGGITPPPLALAYDGTGPIQLAAERLALNLHDAGFAVRVIPPGPNGYISPRTDLILRPFPLTGGTPSDILDELLRRFGQTAPAKLPDAAATYKSEHDFLDQHTVIPLLDLPRAWAVSGRMRDLRLTAEGVPDLANVSLEDAK